Part of the Quercus lobata isolate SW786 chromosome 6, ValleyOak3.0 Primary Assembly, whole genome shotgun sequence genome, TACCAACATGTCCCCTTCATAGTGTATCCTTAGCTTGTCTTCTACAACAATTTTCAGGAACTGACGTAACTTTTCATTAGCAACAGAGAAAGAATGTCTATTTACAACAAATGCATCAAAGGACAGTACATCACAACGGACCTGTCAGCTTTGGCCACCATCCCCACACACCCCAACTACACAACACAGCTAGTTTCTACACAACTTGATTCAGTTCATCAcagtggaagaagaagaagaagagtaaaaTACAACCCCCGAACATATATCAGAAATGGAGTTGTTTACATTGTCCTGCTTCAATATCACTAGGACAGTAAGGGCACTTGAAAGATTTTGTGTGGTTCTTGGACATCTTCATTATAGACTGCTTGCACAGCACGTGGCCACAGGACAACAACATGGGTGGGTTATCCTCTGTTGATTGCTCCTTGGACACCGGACACACAAAGATGGAATGGAACTGAAATTCCTTGTCCAACTCCACTGGCACAGGCAACTGCTTCATAGACAGCCATTCAAGCTTCTTCCCTGCCATCACATTCATAAACTTCAAAAGCGATGGCAACCCCTGGACCCCTGCTGCTACAGTCACACTCAATGGGCTCTCATAGGAGTGCCCCAAAAGATTGCAGAACTGCCTGGTTAGCTCCTCAGCTAGTTTATCCCAATTAGTGGGTGATAGTAATGCAGAATATGGGGCACGATCAAGTTTTCCAGCCCAGAGAAGACAGCCCATGAGCTTCTGGAGTTCAGCCATGTGGTTGGAAGAAAAAGGAGTTAGGTGACTTCTGGCATACTTGAGAGCTTCATCTGTGTTTCCCTTCTGGAGTATTTCTAAAAACTGCATGCTGTGAAGTCGCAGAACAAGGTCAGATCcattttgtttaagtttttCAGAGTTATTGGCTGCCCAATTCAGTGCTGGCCCTAAGTCCCGACTCTTTATAGCTTCAAGTATCTTATTCATTTCCAAAAATGGGGATTTCATTGCAGCAGCAGATTCCGGTTCCTCGGCCTCGCTTATGAAGCAGTCACCCAGGTCAAACAGGCCCTGACGGTAGAAATGGCCGGCAATTATCTGGTTCACTGTGTGCACATCAAAGTCAACATTTCGATAAGCCTTAGATATAT contains:
- the LOC115995233 gene encoding protein RMD5 homolog, with amino-acid sequence MELNTIKDAFDRVAKKQKLSCSKTQEVIDQIIQEIEKALEKILSAHDPESELDYKTVLSDIRTTLKDIAPLSQQEGTQKELNIALSKYSKLLEKSFNSDISKAYRNVDFDVHTVNQIIAGHFYRQGLFDLGDCFISEAEEPESAAAMKSPFLEMNKILEAIKSRDLGPALNWAANNSEKLKQNGSDLVLRLHSMQFLEILQKGNTDEALKYARSHLTPFSSNHMAELQKLMGCLLWAGKLDRAPYSALLSPTNWDKLAEELTRQFCNLLGHSYESPLSVTVAAGVQGLPSLLKFMNVMAGKKLEWLSMKQLPVPVELDKEFQFHSIFVCPVSKEQSTEDNPPMLLSCGHVLCKQSIMKMSKNHTKSFKCPYCPSDIEAGQCKQLHF